The following are encoded together in the Amyelois transitella isolate CPQ chromosome 6, ilAmyTran1.1, whole genome shotgun sequence genome:
- the LOC106131166 gene encoding uncharacterized protein LOC106131166 isoform X1, translated as MTSCIHYIHTLCIYLVLTIIGLNGTFLDLNQLQTNILQWKNQNFQNFSEIGVGTNGIFDLSDVKTKILQWKTQKLAALCPSNGPQLQNLLNIVCSTAQPTNVTLRDGCINCFTRVTSMPEGPQELTALGACATQYFVNTSYAGCATALVALSTSALNVQPSGCFMGYCDFVRCLRRTNSINLITQCTREARTGVNITLDADNVRFFTNVTSCILAKSRCGTFNPMTGEPQVPGYSSSGVRISNALQFSSTGELRILAFPASTPVINSFCTSSNNLTQNSWLANDC; from the exons atgactaGTTGCATTCATTACATTCATACTCTTTGCATTTATCTTGTGCTAACCata ATCGGACTAAATGGAACTTTTTTAGACCTAAATCAATTACAAACTAATATATTACAATGGAAGAaccaaaattttcaaaattttagtgAG aTAGGTGTAGGCACGAATGGAATATTTGACTTAAGCGACGTTAAAACGAAAATCTTACAATGGAAAACTCAGAAGTTAGCTGCTCTTTGCCCCTCCAACGG GCCGCAATTACAGAATTTGTTGAACATTGTGTGCAGCACAGCTCAGCCTACTAATGTTACTTTGAGAGATGGATGTATCAACTGTTTCACCAGAGTTACTTCTATGCCGGAG GGGCCTCAAGAATTAACTGCACTGGGTGCATGTGCGACACAGTACTTCGTGAATACTTCCTATGCTGGGTGTGCTACCGCATTGGTT GCTCTATCGACATCGGCTTTAAATGTCCAACCGTCTGGTTGTTTCATGGGCTATTGTGATTTTGTGCGCTGTCTTAGAAGAACAAACTCCATTAATTTG ATTACTCAATGTACGAGAGAAGCAAGAACAGGAGTTAACATAACTTTAGATGCCGATAATGTTCGATTTTTTACTAATGTAACATCGTGTATATTAGCGAAGTCAAGGTGCGGTACTTTTAATCCAATGACTGGCGAACCCCAAGTCCCAGGATATTCATCATCAGGAGTAAGGATCAGCAATGCTTTACAGTTTTCTAGTACTGGTGAATTGAGAATATTAGCATTTCCAGCTAGTACACCAGTGATAAATTCGTTTTGTACttcttcaaataatttaacacaaaatagctGGCTTGCAAATGACTGCTGA
- the LOC106131166 gene encoding uncharacterized protein LOC106131166 isoform X2: protein MIPIGLNGTFLDLNQLQTNILQWKNQNFQNFSEIGVGTNGIFDLSDVKTKILQWKTQKLAALCPSNGPQLQNLLNIVCSTAQPTNVTLRDGCINCFTRVTSMPEGPQELTALGACATQYFVNTSYAGCATALVALSTSALNVQPSGCFMGYCDFVRCLRRTNSINLITQCTREARTGVNITLDADNVRFFTNVTSCILAKSRCGTFNPMTGEPQVPGYSSSGVRISNALQFSSTGELRILAFPASTPVINSFCTSSNNLTQNSWLANDC, encoded by the exons ATCGGACTAAATGGAACTTTTTTAGACCTAAATCAATTACAAACTAATATATTACAATGGAAGAaccaaaattttcaaaattttagtgAG aTAGGTGTAGGCACGAATGGAATATTTGACTTAAGCGACGTTAAAACGAAAATCTTACAATGGAAAACTCAGAAGTTAGCTGCTCTTTGCCCCTCCAACGG GCCGCAATTACAGAATTTGTTGAACATTGTGTGCAGCACAGCTCAGCCTACTAATGTTACTTTGAGAGATGGATGTATCAACTGTTTCACCAGAGTTACTTCTATGCCGGAG GGGCCTCAAGAATTAACTGCACTGGGTGCATGTGCGACACAGTACTTCGTGAATACTTCCTATGCTGGGTGTGCTACCGCATTGGTT GCTCTATCGACATCGGCTTTAAATGTCCAACCGTCTGGTTGTTTCATGGGCTATTGTGATTTTGTGCGCTGTCTTAGAAGAACAAACTCCATTAATTTG ATTACTCAATGTACGAGAGAAGCAAGAACAGGAGTTAACATAACTTTAGATGCCGATAATGTTCGATTTTTTACTAATGTAACATCGTGTATATTAGCGAAGTCAAGGTGCGGTACTTTTAATCCAATGACTGGCGAACCCCAAGTCCCAGGATATTCATCATCAGGAGTAAGGATCAGCAATGCTTTACAGTTTTCTAGTACTGGTGAATTGAGAATATTAGCATTTCCAGCTAGTACACCAGTGATAAATTCGTTTTGTACttcttcaaataatttaacacaaaatagctGGCTTGCAAATGACTGCTGA